The following is a genomic window from Fimbriimonadaceae bacterium.
GCCTCGCCCGGAGCCCCCGTCGCGCACCACCCGGCCCCACCTTCGTTCCCGCATTGCTTTCCTCTGAGTAGAAGCATAGGCTAAGGCCAAGGCTGGTATGGCAACCCGTTGCACGGGACGCGGTACCCCCTCCGCCAACACCCCTCATCACCCGAGGGACCGCATGACAGGCTTCGCTCCACAGCATCCGGCATCCCACCCGAGGTTCCTGCAGTCGCAGGACAGGGACGGCACACACCTCAGCATGGTGACATCATGAAAACCACCGCACCGCGCGAGCAATCGCGCGTCGCACCAGACTCGGCCTCGAACAGCTCAGTCTCCCCGAAGAACCTGCTCATCGCCGTCGACGACTCGAATGCCACCATCCGTGCCCTCCACTACGTCGGAACACTCCTTCGCGAGACACCAGCTGTGACCATCACCTTGTTTCATGTGCTGAACCCCATGCCGCGCGAATTGATGGAACATGGCGGCTCGGAGAATCCCGACATGGAGCATCAACTCGGCGAACAACTCCGCAAAGACCAGCAAGAATGGATGCACATGGAGGAGACTCTGGAATATCCCATCCTCGAACGGGCGCTTGAGCGATTCAGGGACACGGGGTTTCCGACCGACCGAGTGACGCTGAAATTGGGATACGCGGGCGATGTCGTCGACACGATTCTGGATGAAGTCCGCTCCGGCGGCTATGGCACCCTCGTCGTCACCAGGCACGGCCCACCGGGCGCGGCACGCCTCTTCAGCAGCAGCATTGCCGATCGTCTGTCACGAGACCTCTCCGGCACCGCACTATGGGTGATCGAGTAGGGCCAGGCCGACCATCGCGACAGGCCCTTCTCCCCTGTTGTCTCCGAGCCAGGTTCTGGGCTTCACCCTCGATTCACACTCCCCACCCCGATGCTCGCCGCAAGCAATCCGATGATCGAATCACGCCGTAGTATGGATAGCGGTCGGAAAACCGGCCGCTGTGACACACACCAGCTTCAGAGATCACAGGAGGAATGACATGACAGTTGAGACAATTCCAGCAGCCGTGCAGCAGTACTTTGTCGCCATCGGGAAGAAGGATGCAGATTCCTGGGTCGGCTGTTTTGACGAGAAGGGAATCAGCTACGAACCGGGAGCACCGACACCGTTACAAGGCCATGCGGCGCTGGGTCAATTCATCCGCGGCGTGCTCGACCTGTTCCAAACCATCGAACTGACAGCGGATCATGTCTTCATCACGGGCAACAGGACGGCGGTGAAATTCACCGGCCGCGGACGAGGCAACAACGGACGCGATGTTGTCGTGGAAGGCATCGACGTATTCGAGATCAACGAGAACGGAAACATTCAAACCATGTGGGGCTACTGGAACCCCGCCGCCATGATGAAGCAGCTGCAGGGGTGAGAAGAACCGGCCAGAAGGAATCTGCTTTATCCAGCTGAGAATCGGATCGTTTGACATGAAGCCCCACACGATTCTGATGAGGCGGATGCAAGGCGATAGTTCATTCGACGGATACTTCGGCATATGCAGCGGCATTCGCTACCCTACCGCGCAGCATCTTTCGCCAAAGCTCAAGACGCCGCTTTGAGGGTATATCAG
Proteins encoded in this region:
- a CDS encoding universal stress protein, with the translated sequence MKTTAPREQSRVAPDSASNSSVSPKNLLIAVDDSNATIRALHYVGTLLRETPAVTITLFHVLNPMPRELMEHGGSENPDMEHQLGEQLRKDQQEWMHMEETLEYPILERALERFRDTGFPTDRVTLKLGYAGDVVDTILDEVRSGGYGTLVVTRHGPPGAARLFSSSIADRLSRDLSGTALWVIE
- a CDS encoding nuclear transport factor 2 family protein; the protein is MTVETIPAAVQQYFVAIGKKDADSWVGCFDEKGISYEPGAPTPLQGHAALGQFIRGVLDLFQTIELTADHVFITGNRTAVKFTGRGRGNNGRDVVVEGIDVFEINENGNIQTMWGYWNPAAMMKQLQG